A stretch of the uncultured Trichococcus sp. genome encodes the following:
- a CDS encoding LysR family transcriptional regulator: MRRQKKRKGDFMLDYRYQTFLVLADHLNYTKAAAVLSLSQPTVTKHIQYLENDLGIKLFQYQDRNLELTRKGELLRDRLILINRQINDLLRTLTTHSEQPDFTIGVSRTIGEYYLPNHTSLFGKEQNIRLHLLVENTEQLSAFLYQKKIDFALISGPVKSNDFEKLPFFEDEILLICAPEHPLSGKTVDYGQLSEQHLLLREQGSGVSDTVEKYLYQENHSLDTFHKVSRIGNIQLMKSYIKNNDGIGFLYRLSVEEELKEGSLSIITLKNFSMKQAYYLTYLKQSKKQRDIDAVLTTFFATS; the protein is encoded by the coding sequence ATGCGCCGGCAAAAGAAACGAAAGGGTGACTTCATGCTCGATTATCGCTACCAGACCTTCTTGGTTTTGGCTGATCATTTAAACTACACGAAAGCGGCAGCAGTTCTTTCCCTGTCGCAGCCGACCGTTACAAAACATATCCAGTATCTGGAGAACGATCTGGGGATTAAACTATTCCAATATCAGGACCGTAATCTGGAATTGACGAGAAAAGGAGAACTTCTGCGGGACCGATTGATCTTGATCAATCGGCAGATCAATGACTTATTGCGCACGTTGACTACTCACTCGGAGCAGCCGGACTTTACTATCGGCGTCAGCCGAACAATTGGGGAGTACTATTTACCCAATCATACATCTTTGTTCGGAAAGGAACAAAATATCCGATTGCACCTCTTGGTGGAAAATACGGAACAGTTGTCCGCATTTCTTTATCAGAAAAAAATAGATTTCGCACTTATATCCGGTCCTGTGAAAAGTAACGATTTTGAGAAGCTTCCGTTTTTTGAAGATGAAATCCTGCTCATTTGTGCACCGGAACATCCTTTGAGCGGAAAGACTGTGGACTATGGCCAACTCAGTGAGCAACACTTGTTGTTGCGTGAACAAGGTTCAGGGGTAAGTGATACGGTAGAAAAATATCTGTATCAAGAGAATCATTCCCTGGATACATTCCATAAAGTCAGCCGCATCGGCAATATCCAACTTATGAAGAGTTACATAAAAAACAATGACGGTATCGGATTTTTGTACCGTTTATCGGTCGAAGAGGAATTAAAGGAAGGCTCCTTGTCCATAATCACACTCAAAAATTTCAGCATGAAGCAAGCTTATTATCTTACGTACTTGAAGCAGAGTAAAAAGCAAAGGGATATTGATGCTGTTTTGACTACGTTTTTTGCCACAAGCTAA
- a CDS encoding YeeE/YedE family protein: MKKGETILGFIAIILLLALGKTQLASDMLFFRLVIGAGLGYALSRAYTGFAGSVNRAYKTGSTKLMRALMFMFFISSVVTAALLFKGDVTTFGLWINPINLGLILGGLLFGFGMSFSSCCASGVLTDLITGLPRAFVTLIFFGMGVFLGFPLQNTASIVKESWFTSATGANFSQGVFLPDLFQWDGLGGYLGAVVLTGIFALIVIAISYKFEQKRKNENTYVGVSAEKMQEEEASFDSKDFALLSEATYDRMFVKPWTLTQGAVAITLLYTLLMGVTRSGWGASTPYGLWFGKFLMMFGVSAESLASFAKMKPDGFIQPFFENPVSVQNFGILLGTIIYLLTAGKFVQTFMSELKISFKEVLLFAMGGLAMGIGTRLANGCNVGALYTPIANFSLSGWIFLIVMVIGGWIGNTLGKKINS, from the coding sequence ATGAAAAAGGGAGAAACAATTTTAGGGTTTATTGCTATCATACTTCTTTTGGCGCTGGGCAAGACTCAGTTGGCATCGGATATGCTGTTTTTCCGATTGGTCATCGGAGCGGGTCTCGGATATGCGCTTTCCAGAGCTTATACAGGCTTTGCGGGCAGCGTGAACCGCGCTTACAAGACCGGATCGACTAAACTTATGCGAGCGTTGATGTTCATGTTTTTCATCTCATCTGTCGTTACCGCAGCTTTGCTTTTCAAGGGTGATGTGACGACTTTCGGACTTTGGATCAATCCAATCAACCTCGGTCTGATTTTGGGAGGTCTTCTTTTCGGATTCGGCATGAGCTTCTCATCCTGTTGTGCATCGGGTGTGCTGACTGATCTCATCACGGGTCTGCCAAGAGCTTTTGTCACGTTGATATTCTTCGGCATGGGTGTATTTTTGGGCTTCCCGTTGCAAAATACTGCAAGCATCGTCAAGGAGTCTTGGTTCACTTCGGCTACCGGAGCGAACTTCAGCCAAGGCGTCTTTTTACCGGATCTTTTCCAATGGGACGGCTTGGGCGGTTATTTGGGTGCTGTGGTCCTGACAGGGATTTTTGCGCTCATCGTTATTGCCATTTCTTACAAATTTGAGCAAAAGAGAAAGAACGAAAATACTTACGTTGGGGTTTCAGCAGAAAAAATGCAGGAAGAAGAGGCTTCCTTCGATTCCAAGGACTTCGCGCTGCTCAGCGAAGCCACATACGACAGAATGTTCGTGAAACCATGGACACTTACGCAAGGCGCTGTGGCCATCACGTTGCTGTATACCCTGCTTATGGGTGTCACACGTTCCGGATGGGGCGCATCAACACCTTACGGTCTCTGGTTCGGTAAGTTCCTGATGATGTTTGGCGTTTCTGCGGAGTCCCTGGCATCCTTTGCCAAAATGAAACCGGACGGCTTCATCCAACCTTTCTTCGAGAATCCTGTATCCGTACAAAACTTTGGGATACTGCTTGGTACAATCATCTACCTTTTGACAGCAGGCAAGTTTGTCCAAACTTTCATGTCAGAATTGAAGATCAGTTTCAAAGAAGTGTTGCTTTTCGCCATGGGCGGATTGGCGATGGGGATCGGAACCCGATTGGCCAACGGCTGTAATGTGGGCGCCCTTTACACACCAATCGCGAACTTTTCTCTGTCCGGTTGGATCTTCCTTATCGTCATGGTCATCGGCGGTTGGATCGGAAATACGCTAGGCAAGAAAATCAACAGCTAA